A portion of the Rissa tridactyla isolate bRisTri1 chromosome 19, bRisTri1.patW.cur.20221130, whole genome shotgun sequence genome contains these proteins:
- the DCAF7 gene encoding DDB1- and CUL4-associated factor 7 gives MSLHGKRKEIYKYEAPWTVYAMNWSVRPDKRFRLALGSFVEEYNNKVQLVGLDEESSEFICRNTFDHPYPTTKLMWIPDTKGVYPDLLATSGDYLRVWRVGETETRLECLLNNNKNSDFCAPLTSFDWNEVDPYLLGTSSIDTTCTIWGLETGQVLGRVNLVSGHVKTQLIAHDKEVYDIAFSRAGGGRDMFASVGADGSVRMFDLRHLEHSTIIYEDPQHHPLLRLCWNKQDPNYLATMAMDGMEVVILDVRVPCTPVARLNNHRACVNGIAWAPHSSCHICTAADDHQALIWDIQQMPRAIEDPILAYTAEGEINNVQWASTQPDWIAICYNNCLEILRV, from the exons ATGTCGCTGCACGGGAAGCGGAAGGAGATCTACAAATATGAGGCGCCCTGGACCGTGTACGCCATGAACTGGAGCGTCCGGCCGGACAAGCGGTTCCGTCTGGCGCTGGGAAGCTTCGTGGAGGAGTATAACAACAAg GTGCAGCTTGTTGGTTTGGATGAAGAGAGCTCAGAATTCATTTGCAGGAACACCTTTGATCACCCCTACCCTACCACAAAGCTTATGTGGATCCCAGACACCAAGGGAGTTTATCCGGACCTGTTGGCAACCAGTGGTGACTATCTGCGCGTGTGGAGA gtGGGTGAAACAGAGACCCGGCTGGAGTGTTTGCTGAACAATAACAAGAACTCTGATTTCTGTGCTCCACTAACATCATTTGACTGGAATGAAGTGGATCCTTACCTTCTAG GTACCTCTAGTATTGACACAACCTGCACAATTTGGGGTCTGGAGACAGGCCAGGTTCTGGGAAGAGTAAATCTGGTCTCTGGCCATGTGAAGACCCAGCTTATTGCGCATGACAAAGAG GTGTATGACATAGCATTTAGCCGTGCCGGTGGTGGGAGAGATATGTTTGCTTCAGTTGGTGCAGATGGCTCGGTGAGGATGTTCGACCTCCGTCATCTGGAACACAGCACCATAATTTATGAGGATCCACAGCACCACCCATTGCTGCGTCTCTGCTGGAATAAGCAGGATCCCAACTATCTTGCTACAATGGCCATGGATGGCATGGAG GTTGTGATTCTAGATGTCAGAGTTCCCTGCACTCCTGTTGCCAGGTTAAACAACCACAGAGCGTGTGTAAATGGAATTGCTTGGGCACCTCATTCTTCCTGCCACATTTGTACAGCAG CGGATGACCATCAGGCTCTCATCTGGGACATCCAGCAAATGCCTCGTGCCATTGAGGACCCTATCCTGGCCTATACAGCAGAGGGAGAAATCAACAATGTACAGTGGGCATCAACTCAGCCAGACTGGATAGCTATCTGCTACAACAACTGCCTGGAGATTTTGAGAGTGTAA